A part of Acidisarcina sp. genomic DNA contains:
- a CDS encoding TIGR00730 family Rossman fold protein encodes MNRVPSASLHVCVFCGSSDGAKPEYLLEAIQLGRCLAAAGWGLVYGGASVGLMGAVADAALTAGAEVIGVLPEALAAKEIAHSNLTELHIVGSMHERKAKMASLSDAFIALPGGYGTLDEFLEILTWAQLEIHRNPCILVNTDGYYDRLLSFLDHAVEQGFLRAANRSLLVVAKDAEQAITLIRAAAPQAAAQQEVGSQAEPLLQRQPQLLP; translated from the coding sequence ATGAACCGTGTTCCTTCTGCTTCGCTGCACGTGTGCGTCTTCTGTGGTTCGAGTGACGGGGCCAAACCCGAGTACCTGCTGGAAGCAATCCAGCTGGGCCGCTGCCTGGCAGCCGCGGGATGGGGGCTGGTCTATGGCGGTGCATCCGTCGGCCTGATGGGCGCGGTGGCGGATGCCGCCCTGACCGCGGGAGCCGAGGTCATCGGCGTGCTTCCCGAAGCCCTCGCCGCAAAGGAGATCGCGCACAGCAACCTGACCGAGCTTCATATCGTCGGAAGCATGCATGAGCGCAAGGCGAAGATGGCTTCCCTCTCCGATGCCTTTATCGCGCTGCCAGGCGGCTACGGCACACTCGACGAGTTTCTGGAAATCCTGACCTGGGCGCAGCTCGAAATTCACCGGAACCCCTGCATCCTGGTGAATACGGACGGCTACTATGACCGCCTGCTGAGTTTTCTGGACCACGCCGTGGAGCAAGGCTTTCTGCGCGCCGCGAACCGCAGTCTGCTGGTAGTGGCCAAGGATGCGGAGCAGGCGATAACCCTGATCCGGGCAGCGGCACCGCAGGCCGCCGCGCAGCAGGAAGTAGGGTCGCAAGCCGAGCCCCTTCTCCAGAGGCAGCCGCAACTCCTGCCGTAG
- a CDS encoding DUF971 domain-containing protein: protein MSHEGIRMVSEEQARKEQEAQRDLPHEAIEPVKVRVHKTEGKGMEIDWKDGHHSAWTFAWLRNACPCATCNEERKAAGRQPGEPKAASKTLLPMYAPPVRPETVTPVGRYAISFHWTDGHQSGIYSWDYLRRTCPCDACRAADLKIPAHEG from the coding sequence ATGAGTCACGAAGGAATTCGTATGGTTTCAGAAGAGCAGGCGCGCAAGGAGCAGGAAGCGCAACGCGATCTTCCCCATGAGGCGATCGAGCCGGTAAAGGTGCGCGTCCACAAGACCGAGGGCAAGGGTATGGAGATCGACTGGAAGGACGGTCATCACAGCGCCTGGACCTTTGCGTGGCTTCGGAATGCCTGTCCTTGCGCCACCTGTAACGAGGAGCGCAAGGCCGCTGGCCGCCAGCCCGGAGAGCCGAAGGCAGCCTCCAAGACGCTGCTTCCGATGTATGCGCCGCCGGTGCGGCCGGAGACGGTTACTCCGGTGGGCCGCTATGCCATCAGCTTTCATTGGACGGACGGCCACCAGAGCGGGATCTATTCGTGGGATTATCTGCGCCGCACCTGCCCGTGCGATGCGTGCCGCGCTGCCGATCTGAAGATTCCGGCTCACGAGGGCTGA
- a CDS encoding SemiSWEET transporter: MISAWVSNSIGSGAAFCTTVSFLPQLIRVWRLKSARDISIVMFLLFSVGLALWLAYGLMIHSWPVILSNGCTLLFSLAILGLKVKYDRRDARLLRSGNPQAQ; the protein is encoded by the coding sequence GTGATTTCTGCCTGGGTTTCAAACAGCATAGGTTCCGGCGCCGCATTCTGCACCACCGTCTCGTTTCTGCCTCAATTGATACGAGTCTGGCGGCTGAAGTCGGCGCGGGATATCTCAATCGTCATGTTTCTGCTGTTTTCCGTGGGATTGGCACTGTGGCTGGCGTATGGGCTGATGATCCATTCCTGGCCGGTGATCCTGTCGAATGGATGCACGCTGCTCTTCTCGCTGGCAATTCTAGGGTTAAAGGTGAAATACGACAGGCGCGATGCCCGGCTTCTGCGAAGCGGCAACCCTCAGGCACAATAG
- a CDS encoding sulfite exporter TauE/SafE family protein, translating into MTLAPNLHSSWLFIASFIAGALNAMAGGGSFLSFPALLGVGVLPIQANATNTVALWPGQFTSIAAYREELRGNGRLILPLGGAALTGGFLGALVLLRTGQATFLHLVPWLLLVAALLFAASGPVSRWLRSRQLHPHKTKTSLPLLVVAMSVVCFYIGYFGAGSGFLIISVLALFGIEEMNQINALKVVSTTLANGIAVVTFIVRGQILWRYCLLMMLTAAVGGYVGARWSRRLNGGVLRSLIVLLGLGMAAYFFWRQR; encoded by the coding sequence ATGACTCTTGCGCCCAACCTGCACAGCAGCTGGCTGTTTATCGCTTCCTTCATAGCCGGCGCGCTGAATGCAATGGCTGGCGGAGGGTCCTTTCTATCGTTTCCCGCGCTTCTTGGGGTGGGGGTACTGCCGATCCAGGCAAATGCAACCAACACCGTTGCACTATGGCCGGGGCAATTCACTTCCATCGCGGCGTATCGGGAAGAGCTGCGGGGGAACGGCAGGCTTATTCTTCCGCTGGGCGGAGCGGCGCTCACCGGGGGATTTCTGGGCGCGCTTGTGCTGTTGCGCACCGGACAGGCGACCTTTCTCCACCTGGTTCCGTGGCTGCTGCTGGTGGCTGCTTTGCTGTTTGCGGCCAGCGGGCCGGTCTCTCGATGGCTGCGATCCCGCCAGTTGCATCCCCACAAAACGAAGACTTCGCTTCCCTTGCTCGTGGTCGCGATGTCCGTGGTCTGCTTTTACATCGGCTACTTTGGTGCCGGATCGGGGTTTCTGATCATCTCCGTGCTTGCGCTCTTTGGTATCGAGGAGATGAATCAAATCAATGCGTTGAAGGTGGTCTCCACCACGCTGGCGAATGGCATTGCGGTGGTCACATTCATCGTTCGCGGGCAAATCCTGTGGCGGTACTGCCTGTTGATGATGCTCACGGCCGCCGTGGGTGGCTATGTGGGAGCCCGCTGGTCCCGTCGGCTCAATGGCGGTGTTCTCCGCTCGCTCATCGTTCTACTCGGCCTTGGCATGGCCGCATATTTCTTCTGGAGGCAGAGGTAA
- a CDS encoding ATP-binding cassette domain-containing protein yields the protein MALVELRSISKSYPRRKGMRSEEHFVVTDVSLSMERGETLGLVGESGSGKSTIARILLGLVPPTSGTVSFAGVELTTASKKEMQRLRRRLQPVFQDPFAALNPRMRIADIIAEPLLIHRRDSQIDASREGLRRQTRELLRAVGMDDSALLRYPHEFSGGQRQRINIARALALRPELLVLDEPVSALDVSVGAQIVNLLRELQRDFSLTYLFISHSMPLVHYLADRIAVMRGGRIVETGNSEDVCLRPRDPYTQALIAATPEIVPA from the coding sequence ATGGCGCTGGTGGAACTGCGCAGTATTTCGAAGAGCTATCCGCGACGCAAGGGAATGCGCAGCGAAGAGCATTTTGTCGTCACCGATGTTTCGCTTTCGATGGAGCGGGGCGAAACGCTCGGGCTCGTGGGCGAATCGGGATCGGGCAAGAGCACGATTGCGCGTATTCTCCTGGGGCTGGTGCCTCCCACCTCGGGGACCGTGAGTTTCGCGGGAGTAGAGCTCACAACGGCGAGCAAGAAGGAGATGCAGCGGTTGCGCCGCCGCCTGCAGCCGGTGTTCCAGGATCCTTTCGCGGCTCTGAATCCTCGCATGCGAATTGCAGACATCATCGCGGAGCCGCTCCTTATTCATCGCCGCGATTCGCAGATCGACGCCAGCCGGGAGGGGCTGCGCCGTCAAACGCGGGAGCTGCTGCGTGCCGTCGGGATGGATGACTCGGCGCTGCTGCGCTATCCGCATGAGTTCTCCGGCGGCCAGCGGCAGCGCATCAATATCGCCAGGGCGTTGGCCTTGCGCCCGGAGCTTCTCGTCCTGGACGAGCCGGTGTCGGCGCTCGATGTCAGCGTAGGGGCGCAGATCGTGAATCTGCTGCGGGAGCTGCAGCGTGATTTCAGCCTGACGTATCTGTTCATCTCTCATTCCATGCCGCTGGTGCATTATCTGGCGGACCGGATCGCCGTCATGCGCGGCGGCAGAATTGTGGAAACCGGCAACAGTGAGGATGTATGTCTGCGGCCGCGCGATCCCTATACCCAGGCTCTGATCGCCGCAACGCCAGAGATCGTGCCAGCCTGA
- a CDS encoding glycoside hydrolase family 5 protein, protein MFRQRLRCGLRRVLPAAILVVASLLGAAPLQAERSTNVEPDLAAGRAQHLRHGINASMWFAQSPHNYSRERLQTYTTADDIALIARMGFDHVRLSIDADPLVEWQRNGNSTDFMTELDRVVKIMLANHLAVILDIHPESSYKAPLRQGTDSVKHFTSLWRALAAHFASSDPEHVFFEIMNEPEQDDPYRWQGIENVVADAIRGVAPKHTIIAAGARWSGLEDLLMLEPLSQTNVIYTFHDYEPFPFTHQGATWTSPEVQPLRAIPYPSSADAVSPNLNQEPDLAGKYFLEQYGLGRWDADRVEKTIEFAALWSQMHHAPVYCGEFGVLRDYAPAAMRAQWLHDMRVALEKDHIGWAMWDYQANFGVVTKANGVTTADPEIVKALGLSASGR, encoded by the coding sequence ATGTTTCGACAAAGACTCCGTTGTGGACTCCGGCGTGTGCTTCCGGCTGCCATTCTGGTCGTGGCTTCGCTGCTCGGCGCTGCTCCGCTTCAGGCAGAACGATCAACGAATGTTGAGCCCGATCTTGCCGCCGGGCGCGCACAGCACCTGCGGCACGGCATCAATGCGAGCATGTGGTTTGCGCAATCGCCACACAACTATTCCAGAGAGCGCCTGCAGACCTACACAACGGCGGACGACATCGCATTGATCGCCCGGATGGGCTTTGACCATGTGCGCCTGAGCATCGACGCCGATCCTTTAGTGGAGTGGCAGCGCAACGGCAACTCCACCGACTTTATGACCGAGCTGGACCGCGTGGTCAAGATCATGCTGGCGAATCATCTGGCCGTCATCCTCGACATCCACCCCGAGAGCAGCTACAAGGCTCCGCTGCGCCAGGGGACGGACAGCGTGAAACACTTTACCTCGCTGTGGCGGGCACTCGCGGCACACTTTGCGTCTTCCGATCCGGAGCACGTCTTCTTCGAGATCATGAACGAGCCCGAGCAGGACGATCCCTATCGCTGGCAGGGGATCGAGAATGTCGTCGCCGATGCTATCCGAGGCGTTGCGCCGAAGCACACCATCATCGCCGCTGGAGCGCGCTGGTCCGGCCTGGAAGACCTGTTGATGCTGGAGCCGCTAAGCCAAACCAACGTCATCTATACCTTCCACGATTACGAGCCCTTTCCATTTACCCATCAAGGAGCTACGTGGACCAGTCCGGAGGTTCAGCCGCTGCGCGCGATTCCCTATCCCTCATCGGCAGACGCGGTATCTCCCAATCTCAATCAGGAGCCGGATCTTGCCGGCAAATACTTTCTAGAGCAATACGGCCTGGGGCGATGGGATGCGGATCGCGTGGAGAAGACGATCGAGTTTGCCGCACTCTGGTCCCAGATGCACCACGCGCCAGTGTATTGCGGTGAGTTTGGAGTGCTTCGCGATTACGCGCCCGCAGCCATGAGAGCCCAGTGGCTGCACGACATGCGCGTAGCCCTGGAGAAGGACCATATCGGCTGGGCGATGTGGGATTACCAGGCCAACTTTGGAGTCGTGACCAAGGCGAATGGAGTGACGACCGCTGACCCCGAAATCGTGAAGGCTCTCGGCCTTTCCGCCTCTGGGAGATAG
- a CDS encoding FG-GAP-like repeat-containing protein, producing MPFWSRLFLGVLLLPLAASLAQAPPARHHSPPSHVLTPPYPASAEHPAPAWFVDVAAQAGVQMENINGEENTKKYIIETTGSGVAIFDYDHDGWPDIFLVNGDSLDEPNKGSHPTSHLYHNNHDGTFTDVTRAAGLTASGWGQGACVGDYDNDGYDDLYVTYYGKNRLYHNEGNGTFKEVAEQAGVAGTGGEWGAGCAFVDYDRDGKLDLIVSNYVHFDVKTAPRPGQGVMCIWKGTPVMCGPRGLESTPNVLYHNLGGGRFANVSKASGIEKTEGHYCLSVSTLDYNGDGWPDIYVACDSTPSILYRNNKDGTFTDVAVEAAVAFNEDGREQAGMGSSVADYDGDGLPDIFKTNFSDDTSSLYRNNGDGTFTSTVYEAGLGLNTQYLGWGVMFLDLDNDGWPDVMIVNGHVYPEVDSAHLGSSYREPRLVYWNQGNGKFLDISQKSGPGCLVPKSSRGLAIADLWNDGRESAVVNNMGSKPLLLVNQAANKNHWLGAALVGTRSNRDGIGATVTVVAGGRRLVQEVRSGSSYLSNNDMRLHFGLGTSTHIDRVEVRWPSGLKEVFPPPAVDRMVTLTEGSGTPSIPAPSVSAPSAPTSAVPASAVPASTVP from the coding sequence ATGCCCTTCTGGTCCAGGCTGTTCTTGGGAGTGCTCCTGCTGCCTCTTGCTGCAAGTCTTGCTCAGGCGCCACCCGCCCGCCACCATTCTCCTCCATCGCACGTTCTCACGCCCCCCTATCCGGCGAGCGCAGAGCATCCGGCTCCTGCGTGGTTCGTCGACGTTGCGGCCCAGGCCGGGGTGCAGATGGAGAATATCAACGGAGAAGAAAATACCAAGAAATACATCATCGAGACCACAGGAAGCGGAGTTGCGATCTTCGACTACGACCACGATGGATGGCCCGACATCTTCCTGGTCAACGGGGACTCGCTGGACGAGCCGAATAAGGGGTCGCATCCCACAAGCCACCTCTACCACAATAACCATGACGGCACCTTCACGGATGTCACTCGCGCTGCGGGGCTTACAGCCAGCGGATGGGGCCAGGGCGCCTGCGTCGGCGACTACGACAACGACGGCTACGATGATCTGTACGTCACCTACTATGGCAAGAATCGTCTCTATCACAATGAAGGCAATGGAACCTTCAAAGAGGTAGCCGAGCAGGCCGGCGTTGCAGGAACCGGCGGTGAGTGGGGGGCAGGGTGCGCCTTTGTGGATTATGACCGCGACGGCAAGCTGGACCTGATCGTCTCCAATTATGTTCACTTCGATGTCAAAACCGCCCCCCGCCCTGGACAGGGTGTGATGTGCATCTGGAAGGGCACACCGGTCATGTGCGGTCCACGCGGGCTGGAGTCCACGCCGAACGTGCTCTATCACAATCTTGGCGGAGGCAGGTTTGCCAACGTCAGCAAGGCCAGCGGGATTGAAAAGACGGAGGGGCACTACTGCCTGAGTGTCTCCACGCTCGACTATAACGGCGATGGCTGGCCGGATATTTATGTAGCCTGCGACAGTACTCCCAGCATTCTTTACCGCAACAATAAAGATGGGACCTTCACCGATGTCGCGGTGGAAGCGGCGGTCGCCTTCAATGAGGATGGCCGCGAGCAGGCTGGCATGGGCTCCTCCGTTGCGGACTACGATGGCGACGGGCTGCCGGATATTTTCAAGACCAACTTCTCCGATGACACCTCGTCCCTCTACCGCAACAATGGAGACGGCACCTTCACCTCCACGGTGTATGAGGCCGGGCTGGGGCTGAACACCCAGTACCTTGGCTGGGGAGTGATGTTCCTGGATCTGGACAACGACGGCTGGCCGGATGTGATGATCGTGAATGGCCATGTCTATCCCGAAGTAGATAGTGCGCATCTTGGCTCAAGCTATCGGGAGCCGCGGCTTGTCTACTGGAACCAGGGAAATGGAAAATTTCTCGACATCAGTCAAAAGTCAGGCCCCGGCTGCCTCGTGCCGAAGTCGAGCAGGGGGCTTGCGATTGCGGATCTGTGGAATGATGGGCGCGAATCGGCTGTTGTGAACAACATGGGCAGCAAGCCGTTATTGCTCGTCAATCAGGCAGCAAACAAGAACCACTGGCTCGGCGCCGCGCTGGTGGGGACCCGGTCGAATCGCGACGGCATAGGCGCCACCGTTACCGTTGTGGCGGGAGGCCGCAGGCTGGTGCAAGAGGTTCGAAGCGGCTCCAGCTATCTCTCCAACAACGATATGCGTCTCCATTTCGGGCTAGGCACGAGTACGCATATCGATCGCGTGGAAGTACGCTGGCCCAGCGGCCTGAAGGAGGTATTTCCGCCGCCCGCGGTCGATCGCATGGTGACGCTCACGGAAGGATCGGGAACACCATCGATTCCAGCGCCTTCGGTCTCAGCGCCTTCTGCTCCAACGTCGGCCGTTCCCGCGTCCGCCGTTCCCGCGTCTACTGTCCCATAG
- a CDS encoding tetratricopeptide repeat protein, producing MRNFSFRSFSFRSFLVAVFLAALFCQPGVPCFGQSPAAPALPDAAKPAPTLADAQQKLEHGRTEDAIAILQQLATAQPPIKGVNRELAIAFYRTGKLTEAERTFAKAMAEDPSDIESVQLRGLTLYRMGQPAAAIPYLEKVRQWTPNANADANYVLGLCYMNSQHYDQARGAFAAQYGVAQDSGAAYLLLAGMLLRADLPELAAENAQKALTVSPTLPLAHFKLGEVFLFKSDIPHALEQFEQERELNPAYPPVYDRLGDAYTRSGQYQKAQEVLTKAISLDMSSTGPFIQLGKVFLRRNDPQSAVLYLQHAEKMDPSNTMTHTLLGQAYRSLGREADAKRELEATSKINSANQLKLQNIE from the coding sequence ATGCGCAATTTTTCTTTCCGTAGTTTTTCTTTCCGCAGTTTCCTGGTCGCGGTTTTCCTGGCCGCGCTCTTCTGCCAACCCGGTGTTCCCTGCTTCGGACAATCCCCCGCGGCACCGGCACTCCCTGACGCAGCAAAGCCCGCGCCGACGCTGGCGGACGCTCAGCAGAAGCTGGAGCATGGCCGGACAGAAGACGCAATTGCCATCCTGCAGCAGTTGGCAACGGCCCAGCCTCCGATAAAAGGAGTGAACCGTGAACTGGCGATTGCCTTCTACCGGACAGGAAAGCTGACGGAGGCGGAACGCACATTTGCGAAAGCAATGGCGGAGGATCCGTCCGACATCGAGTCGGTACAGTTGCGGGGACTGACCCTGTACCGCATGGGACAACCCGCAGCCGCAATTCCATACCTGGAGAAGGTGCGGCAGTGGACTCCGAATGCCAACGCCGATGCCAACTATGTGCTGGGCCTCTGCTATATGAACTCGCAGCACTATGACCAGGCACGTGGCGCTTTCGCCGCCCAGTACGGTGTCGCTCAAGACTCCGGAGCCGCATACCTGCTGCTGGCGGGGATGTTGCTGCGCGCGGATCTCCCGGAGCTTGCCGCCGAGAATGCTCAGAAGGCTCTTACAGTCTCTCCCACATTGCCGCTGGCGCATTTCAAGCTCGGCGAGGTTTTTCTCTTCAAATCCGATATTCCGCACGCACTCGAGCAGTTCGAGCAAGAGCGCGAGCTAAATCCTGCTTATCCTCCGGTTTATGACCGGCTGGGCGATGCGTATACGCGGAGTGGCCAGTATCAAAAGGCGCAAGAGGTTTTGACCAAGGCGATCTCGCTGGATATGTCGAGTACCGGACCCTTCATTCAACTGGGTAAGGTATTTCTGCGGCGCAACGACCCTCAATCGGCAGTCCTGTATCTGCAGCATGCCGAGAAGATGGATCCCAGCAACACCATGACACATACCTTGCTGGGGCAGGCGTACCGCAGTCTGGGGAGGGAGGCTGACGCGAAGCGCGAACTCGAAGCCACTTCGAAAATCAACTCCGCCAACCAGCTCAAGCTGCAGAATATAGAGTAG